A portion of the Macaca nemestrina isolate mMacNem1 chromosome 19, mMacNem.hap1, whole genome shotgun sequence genome contains these proteins:
- the LOC105476968 gene encoding LOW QUALITY PROTEIN: transmembrane protein 14B (The sequence of the model RefSeq protein was modified relative to this genomic sequence to represent the inferred CDS: inserted 4 bases in 2 codons): protein MEKSPFPLVPLHWFGFGYTALVVSGGIXPSLAAGLLFGSLAGLGSYQMSQDPRNVWVFLAATSVTFVGVMGLRSYYYGKIMPVGLIAGAXLLMAAKIGVPMLMTSD from the exons ATGGAGAAGAGCCCCTTCCCATTAGTGCCTTTGCATTGGTTTGGCTTTGGCTACACAGCACTGGTTGTTTCTGGTGGGAT ACCGTCCCTGGCTGCAGGGCTGCTTTTCGGCAGCCTAGCTGGCCTGGGTTCTTATCAGATGTCTCAGGATCCAAGGAACGTTTGGGTTTTCCTAGCTGCTACATCTGTTACTTTTGTTGGTGTCATGGGATTGAGATCCTACTACTATGGAAAAATCATGCCTGTAGGTTTAATTGCAGGTGC TTTGCTGATGGCCGCCAAAATTGGAGTTCCTATGTTGATGACATCTGATTAG